A DNA window from Lutra lutra chromosome 8, mLutLut1.2, whole genome shotgun sequence contains the following coding sequences:
- the MCRS1 gene encoding microspherule protein 1 isoform X2 has translation MDKDSQGLLDSSLMASGTASRSEDEESLAGQKRASSQALGTIPKRRSSSRFIKRKKFDDELVESSLAKSSTRAKGASGVELGRCSGSEPSSSEKKKVSKAPSTPVPPSPAPAPGLTKRVKKSKQPLQVTKDLGRWKPADDLLLINAVLQTNDLTSVHLGVKFSCRFTLREVQERWYALLYDPVISKLACQAMRQLHPEAIAAIQSKALFSKAEEQLLSKVGSTSQPTLETFQDLLHRHPDAFYLARTAKALQAHWQLMKQYYLLEDQTVQPLPKGDQVLNFSDAEDLIDDSKLKDMRDEVLEHELTVADRRQKREIRQLEQELHKWQVLVDSITGMSSPDFDSQTLAVLRGRMVRYLMRSREITLGRATKDNQIDVDLSLEGPAWKISRKQGVIKLKNNGDFFIANEGRRPIYIDGRPVLCGSKWRLSNNSVVEIASLRFVFLINQDLIALIRAEAAKITPQ, from the exons ATGGACAAAG ATTCTCAGGGGCTGCTAGATTCATCTCTGATGGCATCAGGCACTGCCAGCCGCTCAGAGGATGAGGAGTCGCTGGCAGGGCAGAAGCGGGCTTCCTCTCAGGCCTTGGGCACCATCCCGAAACGGAGGAGCTCCTCCAG GTTCATCAAGAGGAAGAAGTTTGATGATGAGCTGGTGGAGAGCAGCTTGGCCAAGTCCTCTACCCGGGCAAAGGGGGCCAGTGGTGTGGAACTGGGCCGCTGTTCAGGGAGTGAACCTTCCTCCAGCGAGAAGAAGAAG GTGTCCAAGGCCCCTAGCACTCCTGTgccgcccagcccagccccagcccctgggctCACCAAGCGTGTGAAGAAGAGCAAACAGCCACTTCAGGTAACCAAGGATTTGGGCCGCTGGAAGCCTGCGGACGATCTCCTGCTCATCAACGCTGTGCTACAG ACCAATGACCTGACATCGGTCCACCTGGGCGTGAAGTTCAGCTGCCGCTTCACCCTTCGGGAGGTCCAGGAGCGCTGGTACGCCCTGCTCTACGATCCTGTCATCTCCAA GCTGGCCTGCCAAGCCATGAGACAGCTGCACCCAGAAGCCATTGCTGCCATCCAGAGCAAGGCCTTGTTTAGCAAGGCTGAGGAACAGCTGCTGAGCAAAGTGGGATCG ACCAGTCAGCCCACCTTGGAGACGTTCCAGGACCTGCTGCACAGACACCCTGATGCCTTCTACCTGGCCCGTACAGCCAAGGCTCTGCAGGCCCACTGGCAGCTCATGAAGCAGTATTACCTACTGGAGGACCAGACAG TGCAGCCGCTGCCCAAGGGGGACCAAGTGCTCAACTTTTCCGACGCAGAGGACCTGATTGATGACAGTAAGCTCAA gGACATGCGAGATGAGGTCCTAGAACATG aGCTGACCGTGGCTGACCGGCGCCAGAAGCGAGAGATCCGCCAGCTGGAGCAGGAGCTGCATAAGTGGCAGGTGCTGGTTGACAGCATCACAG GCATGAGCTCTCCAGACTTTGACAGCCAGACGCTGGCGGTGCTGCGGGGCCGGATGGTGCGGTACCTGATGCGTTCTCGGGAG ATCACCCTGGGCAGAGCCACCAAGGATAACCAGATTGATGTGGACCTGTCTCTGGAGGGGCCGGCCTGGAAGATCTCCCGGAAGCAAG GTGTCATCAAGCTGAAAAATAATggtgacttcttcattgccaacgAGGGCCGGCGGCCCATCTACATCGATGGACGGCCTGTGCTGTGTGGTTCCAAATGGCGCCTCAGCAACAACTCCGTGGTGGAG ATTGCCAGCCTGAGATTCGTCTTCCTCATCAACCAGGACCTCATTGCCCTTATTCGGGCCGAGGCTGCCAAGATTACACCACAGTGA
- the MCRS1 gene encoding microspherule protein 1 isoform X1, with protein sequence MTRGTGRTAQRGRSGPDSQGLLDSSLMASGTASRSEDEESLAGQKRASSQALGTIPKRRSSSRFIKRKKFDDELVESSLAKSSTRAKGASGVELGRCSGSEPSSSEKKKVSKAPSTPVPPSPAPAPGLTKRVKKSKQPLQVTKDLGRWKPADDLLLINAVLQTNDLTSVHLGVKFSCRFTLREVQERWYALLYDPVISKLACQAMRQLHPEAIAAIQSKALFSKAEEQLLSKVGSTSQPTLETFQDLLHRHPDAFYLARTAKALQAHWQLMKQYYLLEDQTVQPLPKGDQVLNFSDAEDLIDDSKLKDMRDEVLEHELTVADRRQKREIRQLEQELHKWQVLVDSITGMSSPDFDSQTLAVLRGRMVRYLMRSREITLGRATKDNQIDVDLSLEGPAWKISRKQGVIKLKNNGDFFIANEGRRPIYIDGRPVLCGSKWRLSNNSVVEIASLRFVFLINQDLIALIRAEAAKITPQ encoded by the exons ATGACACGTGGCACCGGGAGAACTGCCCAGCGAGGAAGGTCTGGGCCAG ATTCTCAGGGGCTGCTAGATTCATCTCTGATGGCATCAGGCACTGCCAGCCGCTCAGAGGATGAGGAGTCGCTGGCAGGGCAGAAGCGGGCTTCCTCTCAGGCCTTGGGCACCATCCCGAAACGGAGGAGCTCCTCCAG GTTCATCAAGAGGAAGAAGTTTGATGATGAGCTGGTGGAGAGCAGCTTGGCCAAGTCCTCTACCCGGGCAAAGGGGGCCAGTGGTGTGGAACTGGGCCGCTGTTCAGGGAGTGAACCTTCCTCCAGCGAGAAGAAGAAG GTGTCCAAGGCCCCTAGCACTCCTGTgccgcccagcccagccccagcccctgggctCACCAAGCGTGTGAAGAAGAGCAAACAGCCACTTCAGGTAACCAAGGATTTGGGCCGCTGGAAGCCTGCGGACGATCTCCTGCTCATCAACGCTGTGCTACAG ACCAATGACCTGACATCGGTCCACCTGGGCGTGAAGTTCAGCTGCCGCTTCACCCTTCGGGAGGTCCAGGAGCGCTGGTACGCCCTGCTCTACGATCCTGTCATCTCCAA GCTGGCCTGCCAAGCCATGAGACAGCTGCACCCAGAAGCCATTGCTGCCATCCAGAGCAAGGCCTTGTTTAGCAAGGCTGAGGAACAGCTGCTGAGCAAAGTGGGATCG ACCAGTCAGCCCACCTTGGAGACGTTCCAGGACCTGCTGCACAGACACCCTGATGCCTTCTACCTGGCCCGTACAGCCAAGGCTCTGCAGGCCCACTGGCAGCTCATGAAGCAGTATTACCTACTGGAGGACCAGACAG TGCAGCCGCTGCCCAAGGGGGACCAAGTGCTCAACTTTTCCGACGCAGAGGACCTGATTGATGACAGTAAGCTCAA gGACATGCGAGATGAGGTCCTAGAACATG aGCTGACCGTGGCTGACCGGCGCCAGAAGCGAGAGATCCGCCAGCTGGAGCAGGAGCTGCATAAGTGGCAGGTGCTGGTTGACAGCATCACAG GCATGAGCTCTCCAGACTTTGACAGCCAGACGCTGGCGGTGCTGCGGGGCCGGATGGTGCGGTACCTGATGCGTTCTCGGGAG ATCACCCTGGGCAGAGCCACCAAGGATAACCAGATTGATGTGGACCTGTCTCTGGAGGGGCCGGCCTGGAAGATCTCCCGGAAGCAAG GTGTCATCAAGCTGAAAAATAATggtgacttcttcattgccaacgAGGGCCGGCGGCCCATCTACATCGATGGACGGCCTGTGCTGTGTGGTTCCAAATGGCGCCTCAGCAACAACTCCGTGGTGGAG ATTGCCAGCCTGAGATTCGTCTTCCTCATCAACCAGGACCTCATTGCCCTTATTCGGGCCGAGGCTGCCAAGATTACACCACAGTGA
- the MCRS1 gene encoding microspherule protein 1 isoform X3 — translation MASGTASRSEDEESLAGQKRASSQALGTIPKRRSSSRFIKRKKFDDELVESSLAKSSTRAKGASGVELGRCSGSEPSSSEKKKVSKAPSTPVPPSPAPAPGLTKRVKKSKQPLQVTKDLGRWKPADDLLLINAVLQTNDLTSVHLGVKFSCRFTLREVQERWYALLYDPVISKLACQAMRQLHPEAIAAIQSKALFSKAEEQLLSKVGSTSQPTLETFQDLLHRHPDAFYLARTAKALQAHWQLMKQYYLLEDQTVQPLPKGDQVLNFSDAEDLIDDSKLKDMRDEVLEHELTVADRRQKREIRQLEQELHKWQVLVDSITGMSSPDFDSQTLAVLRGRMVRYLMRSREITLGRATKDNQIDVDLSLEGPAWKISRKQGVIKLKNNGDFFIANEGRRPIYIDGRPVLCGSKWRLSNNSVVEIASLRFVFLINQDLIALIRAEAAKITPQ, via the exons ATGGCATCAGGCACTGCCAGCCGCTCAGAGGATGAGGAGTCGCTGGCAGGGCAGAAGCGGGCTTCCTCTCAGGCCTTGGGCACCATCCCGAAACGGAGGAGCTCCTCCAG GTTCATCAAGAGGAAGAAGTTTGATGATGAGCTGGTGGAGAGCAGCTTGGCCAAGTCCTCTACCCGGGCAAAGGGGGCCAGTGGTGTGGAACTGGGCCGCTGTTCAGGGAGTGAACCTTCCTCCAGCGAGAAGAAGAAG GTGTCCAAGGCCCCTAGCACTCCTGTgccgcccagcccagccccagcccctgggctCACCAAGCGTGTGAAGAAGAGCAAACAGCCACTTCAGGTAACCAAGGATTTGGGCCGCTGGAAGCCTGCGGACGATCTCCTGCTCATCAACGCTGTGCTACAG ACCAATGACCTGACATCGGTCCACCTGGGCGTGAAGTTCAGCTGCCGCTTCACCCTTCGGGAGGTCCAGGAGCGCTGGTACGCCCTGCTCTACGATCCTGTCATCTCCAA GCTGGCCTGCCAAGCCATGAGACAGCTGCACCCAGAAGCCATTGCTGCCATCCAGAGCAAGGCCTTGTTTAGCAAGGCTGAGGAACAGCTGCTGAGCAAAGTGGGATCG ACCAGTCAGCCCACCTTGGAGACGTTCCAGGACCTGCTGCACAGACACCCTGATGCCTTCTACCTGGCCCGTACAGCCAAGGCTCTGCAGGCCCACTGGCAGCTCATGAAGCAGTATTACCTACTGGAGGACCAGACAG TGCAGCCGCTGCCCAAGGGGGACCAAGTGCTCAACTTTTCCGACGCAGAGGACCTGATTGATGACAGTAAGCTCAA gGACATGCGAGATGAGGTCCTAGAACATG aGCTGACCGTGGCTGACCGGCGCCAGAAGCGAGAGATCCGCCAGCTGGAGCAGGAGCTGCATAAGTGGCAGGTGCTGGTTGACAGCATCACAG GCATGAGCTCTCCAGACTTTGACAGCCAGACGCTGGCGGTGCTGCGGGGCCGGATGGTGCGGTACCTGATGCGTTCTCGGGAG ATCACCCTGGGCAGAGCCACCAAGGATAACCAGATTGATGTGGACCTGTCTCTGGAGGGGCCGGCCTGGAAGATCTCCCGGAAGCAAG GTGTCATCAAGCTGAAAAATAATggtgacttcttcattgccaacgAGGGCCGGCGGCCCATCTACATCGATGGACGGCCTGTGCTGTGTGGTTCCAAATGGCGCCTCAGCAACAACTCCGTGGTGGAG ATTGCCAGCCTGAGATTCGTCTTCCTCATCAACCAGGACCTCATTGCCCTTATTCGGGCCGAGGCTGCCAAGATTACACCACAGTGA